A window from Vulcanimicrobium alpinum encodes these proteins:
- a CDS encoding efflux RND transporter permease subunit: protein MGVPLKNGGTLPVGALGSVRLTTGPSTDQAAVDGRHAVNVNAFALAGADAVTLAREVDGRFDAIAPRIPADVHLVKYWDQTRLIVASQTSLRDAILLGALLAVLVIYAFLRSLRMTLVAAAVIPLAMAIAIFALERSGQTLNLMSVGGLAVAVGLIIDDAIVVIEAIARRIGDAKDETLDESVSRASSGIAKAMIASTATTVVVFLPLGLLTGVTGFFFRALAFTLAASLIISLTLALLVTPILARWFLGTSRHVAKADDRLERRYVSMLRWALSHRPIIYAGSAAVLIVTVLLLGTSQSDFLPKLDEGQFEIKYTMPTGTSLDSTDAAVQRMERVVVGDPAVAHVGRLTGVDTNGYSPTQTNIGTIRVSLRDKRDAGYEEISARLRDQIAAAVPSATLDFHQLLEDQINDLSGAPQPIEVVLSGPDQATLNAYATRLADAIGKVKGVVDPYNGIVYDDPTLRIVPQASRLAALGIARSDLSSALDANAQGSVAAQIAGTYAEIPVRVLVAGAGGGAAGPASGVLMTKSGATPVSTFASVKNGGYTTDINEENGRRVVRVSANIEGASLSSVIAGVRPVIAKLGLPPGYTATIGGSYETQQASFREFASVIAIAIALVFSVMLATFGSLRLPLVILAAIPLALIGVAIALVLTRTPVNVSSFMGLLLLVGIVVKNGILLIDVANKQVQTGADVVQALVIAGSTRLRPILMTTLAAIGGLLPLAFGLGSGSEMEKPLAIAVIGGLSTATAFTLILIPVLYAAFTGSRRVRVPAQAIATSVLAIAFVALGARDATAQPASAAPVASTVPIPSPPTVNPRATAFATVPLADAQTRALANSPDVRTARANVAAAKAAYDQARGTYGIAATATYAEAPQGAAEGTLAQRITTVGAQVTLGDVLAYAPAVAQANASLRAAQIDARGAERTERIKTIGLYYAALKARSVAQARADAVASAQAFSRAAQLRFKAGDAPRIDTVRADVALARAQADLARAKADDANAADALERELSLAPGTLGAPAIGTVARTDLLDPAKAVSRALATRGDIRSADENVRAARAGVSAAQRAVIPPVTVSGGYARGVDSGFTIAGPTLNAQMTLPLGGALGAKVRAQQAILTTAEAKRDSVARQIAVDVGAAARNAAAAVEAQNASEAALQSARAELDAATLGYRSGASTSLDFSSARAAYAQAAVDALAALYDRLQSQATLDLEVSD from the coding sequence ATCGGCGTTCCGCTGAAGAACGGCGGGACGCTGCCGGTCGGTGCGCTCGGCAGCGTGCGGCTCACCACCGGCCCTTCGACCGATCAGGCAGCCGTCGACGGACGGCACGCGGTGAACGTCAACGCGTTCGCGCTGGCCGGGGCTGACGCCGTCACGCTCGCACGTGAGGTCGACGGCCGCTTCGACGCGATCGCGCCGCGTATTCCCGCCGACGTGCACCTGGTGAAGTACTGGGACCAGACGCGGCTGATCGTTGCGTCGCAGACGTCGCTGCGCGACGCGATCCTGCTCGGCGCGCTGCTCGCGGTGCTGGTGATCTACGCGTTCCTGCGCAGCCTGCGGATGACGCTCGTCGCGGCGGCGGTGATCCCGCTCGCGATGGCGATCGCGATCTTTGCGCTGGAGCGCTCTGGACAGACGCTCAACCTGATGAGCGTCGGCGGCTTGGCCGTCGCCGTCGGGCTCATCATCGACGACGCCATCGTCGTGATCGAAGCGATCGCGCGCCGCATCGGCGATGCGAAGGACGAAACGCTCGACGAGTCGGTCTCGCGCGCGAGCAGCGGGATCGCGAAGGCGATGATCGCATCCACCGCGACGACGGTGGTCGTCTTCTTGCCGCTGGGACTGCTTACCGGCGTCACGGGATTCTTCTTTCGTGCGCTCGCGTTCACGCTCGCGGCGTCGCTGATCATCTCGCTCACACTGGCCTTGCTGGTGACGCCGATTTTGGCGCGGTGGTTTCTCGGCACGTCGCGTCACGTCGCGAAGGCCGACGACCGGCTGGAGCGGCGCTACGTGTCGATGCTGCGTTGGGCGCTCTCGCACCGGCCGATCATCTACGCGGGTTCGGCCGCGGTGCTGATCGTGACGGTCCTGCTGCTCGGGACGTCGCAGAGCGACTTCCTGCCCAAACTCGATGAGGGGCAGTTCGAGATCAAGTACACGATGCCGACGGGAACGTCGCTCGATTCGACCGATGCGGCGGTGCAGCGGATGGAACGAGTCGTCGTCGGCGATCCGGCCGTCGCGCACGTCGGGCGGCTTACCGGCGTCGACACCAACGGCTACTCGCCGACGCAGACGAACATCGGCACGATTCGCGTCTCGCTGCGCGACAAACGCGACGCTGGCTACGAGGAAATCAGCGCGCGGCTGCGCGACCAGATCGCCGCCGCGGTGCCCTCGGCGACACTCGACTTCCATCAGCTGCTCGAAGATCAGATCAACGATCTCTCCGGTGCGCCCCAACCGATCGAGGTAGTGCTGAGCGGACCCGATCAAGCGACGCTCAACGCCTACGCGACGCGGCTCGCCGACGCGATCGGGAAGGTAAAGGGCGTTGTCGATCCCTACAACGGGATCGTCTATGACGACCCGACCCTGCGCATCGTGCCGCAGGCGTCGCGGCTGGCGGCGCTCGGGATCGCGCGCAGCGATCTCTCGAGCGCGCTCGACGCAAACGCGCAGGGTTCGGTCGCAGCGCAGATCGCCGGAACGTACGCCGAGATTCCCGTCCGCGTGCTGGTCGCAGGCGCCGGGGGCGGCGCGGCCGGGCCGGCGAGCGGCGTGCTGATGACGAAGAGCGGCGCGACGCCGGTGAGTACGTTCGCGAGCGTAAAGAACGGCGGCTACACCACCGACATCAACGAAGAGAACGGCCGCCGGGTGGTGCGCGTGAGCGCGAACATCGAGGGCGCGAGCCTCTCATCGGTGATCGCCGGCGTGCGGCCGGTGATCGCGAAGCTCGGCCTCCCGCCGGGCTACACGGCGACGATCGGCGGCTCGTACGAGACGCAGCAGGCATCGTTTCGCGAGTTCGCGAGCGTCATCGCAATCGCGATCGCGCTGGTGTTCTCGGTGATGCTCGCGACGTTCGGCTCGCTGCGCTTGCCGCTGGTCATTCTCGCGGCGATCCCGCTCGCGCTGATCGGCGTCGCGATCGCGCTGGTGCTCACCCGCACGCCGGTCAACGTCTCGTCGTTCATGGGACTGTTGCTGCTCGTCGGGATCGTCGTCAAGAACGGTATCCTGCTGATCGACGTTGCGAACAAACAGGTGCAGACGGGGGCCGACGTGGTGCAGGCGCTCGTGATCGCCGGTTCGACGCGCCTGCGGCCGATTCTGATGACGACCCTCGCCGCGATCGGCGGCCTGCTCCCGCTCGCGTTCGGTCTGGGCTCCGGCTCCGAGATGGAGAAGCCGCTCGCGATCGCCGTCATCGGCGGCCTCTCGACCGCAACGGCGTTCACGCTGATCCTGATCCCGGTGCTCTACGCCGCATTCACCGGATCGCGTCGCGTGCGCGTCCCCGCGCAGGCGATCGCGACGAGCGTGCTCGCGATCGCGTTCGTCGCGCTCGGCGCGCGCGACGCGACGGCCCAGCCGGCGTCCGCGGCGCCGGTCGCGAGCACGGTGCCGATTCCGAGTCCGCCGACCGTTAACCCGCGTGCGACGGCGTTCGCGACCGTGCCGCTCGCCGACGCGCAGACGCGCGCGCTCGCGAACTCGCCCGACGTGCGCACGGCGCGCGCGAACGTGGCGGCCGCGAAGGCGGCGTACGATCAGGCGCGCGGGACGTACGGGATCGCCGCAACCGCGACGTACGCCGAAGCCCCGCAGGGCGCGGCCGAAGGGACCCTCGCGCAACGCATCACGACCGTCGGCGCGCAGGTGACCCTCGGCGACGTCCTCGCGTACGCGCCGGCGGTCGCGCAGGCGAACGCGTCGCTGCGCGCGGCGCAGATCGACGCGCGCGGCGCCGAGCGCACCGAACGAATCAAAACGATCGGGCTGTACTACGCGGCGCTCAAGGCGCGTTCGGTCGCGCAGGCGCGCGCCGACGCGGTGGCGAGCGCGCAAGCGTTCTCGCGGGCGGCACAGCTCCGTTTCAAGGCGGGCGACGCACCGCGCATCGACACCGTCCGCGCGGACGTCGCGCTCGCCCGCGCGCAGGCGGATCTGGCGCGCGCGAAAGCCGACGACGCGAACGCCGCCGACGCGCTCGAACGCGAACTCTCCCTCGCGCCCGGAACGCTCGGCGCACCGGCGATCGGGACCGTAGCGCGAACCGACCTTCTCGATCCCGCCAAAGCGGTTTCGCGCGCGCTCGCGACGCGCGGCGACATCCGCTCGGCCGACGAGAACGTACGTGCCGCTCGCGCAGGTGTCTCGGCCGCGCAGCGTGCGGTGATCCCGCCGGTCACGGTGAGCGGCGGCTACGCGCGCGGCGTCGATTCCGGTTTCACCATCGCCGGCCCCACCCTCAACGCCCAGATGACCCTCCCGCTCGGCGGTGCGCTCGGCGCCAAGGTGCGCGCCCAACAGGCGATTCTCACTACCGCCGAGGCGAAGCGCGACTCGGTCGCGCGGCAGATCGCTGTCGACGTCGGCGCCGCCGCACGCAACGCCGCCGCCGCCGTCGAAGCACAGAACGCGAGCGAGGCTGCGTTGCAGTCGGCGCGCGCCGAACTCGACGCCGCGACCCTCGGGTATCGCAGCGGTGCCTCGACGAGCCTCGATTTCTCGTCGGCGCGCGCCGCGTACGCGCAGGCCGCCGTCGACGCGCTCGCCGCCTTGTACGATCGCCTGCAGTCTCAGGCGACGCTCGACTTGGAGGTCTCGGATTGA
- a CDS encoding efflux RND transporter permease subunit, whose amino-acid sequence MPSTRSLPSFALRNAKVTVFVALVLAALGVYSYLIAPESIFPQMSFSRVDVVADAGDLPPDRVRIAVTRPLETAFQTLPSVQRVRATSTQGSAELLIDFDPHTDPRVDLEAVNQAMASVRGTIAAAKTIDGVIVNPNAEPVVSYGLTSTVLSQTALKQFVDTRIIPSFAGTPGLGRIIAVGGSPVEYHVELDAGKLAATGVSAGEVATAIGDAANVESVGTTERFHQRYVLLVDAAPHDAVSLPRSAFR is encoded by the coding sequence GTGCCCTCGACGCGATCGCTCCCTTCCTTCGCGCTGCGCAACGCGAAGGTCACCGTCTTCGTCGCCCTCGTCCTGGCCGCGCTCGGGGTCTACTCGTACCTGATCGCGCCCGAGAGCATCTTCCCGCAGATGTCGTTCTCGCGCGTCGACGTCGTCGCCGACGCCGGCGATCTGCCGCCGGATCGCGTGCGCATCGCGGTGACGCGCCCGCTCGAGACGGCGTTCCAGACGCTGCCCTCGGTCCAGCGTGTGCGCGCAACGTCGACGCAAGGCTCGGCGGAACTGCTGATCGATTTCGATCCGCACACCGATCCGCGGGTCGATCTCGAAGCCGTGAACCAGGCGATGGCGTCGGTGCGCGGCACGATCGCGGCGGCGAAGACGATTGACGGCGTGATCGTGAACCCCAACGCGGAGCCGGTGGTCTCGTACGGGCTCACCTCGACCGTGCTCTCGCAGACGGCGCTCAAACAGTTCGTAGACACGCGCATCATCCCGTCGTTCGCCGGAACGCCGGGGCTCGGACGGATCATCGCGGTCGGCGGCTCGCCGGTGGAGTACCACGTCGAACTCGACGCCGGGAAACTTGCCGCGACCGGCGTGAGCGCGGGCGAGGTCGCGACGGCGATCGGCGATGCGGCGAACGTCGAGTCGGTCGGCACTACGGAACGGTTCCACCAGCGGTACGTGCTGCTCGTCGACGCGGCGCCGCACGATGCGGTGTCGCTCCCGCGATCGGCGTTCCGCTGA
- a CDS encoding sensor histidine kinase, with protein MTIDPRTLRGQLALAYAVALLVALIVLAAGTLALVDRIQRSTLDDRLQLATRAVSAIVDQHDGTIALDPHDRTQFARIVGRGINAAVFGRKRGAIASTVVDLPDMVRSLAATGISGTQTVRTPEGALRVSAAALPVGKTPLGTVLVWGDFEGIEDLDRRLAFAFALAIPVVAAFAAIGGGFVAARGLRPLVHLAEIASEIEAHDLSRRIAVPVRDDELGRLCLTFDRMLDRLENAFDRERRFTSDASHELRAPLSVIRAEADLMLRRMRTPDEYERALRSIAQQADDLEELTRDLLAAARGEAVESAVSEPVDVGGAAAKAAERMRALARARNVAIAQSIEPGAMACGHEPAVRRAVTCVLHNALKYARADGRVEIAVHRGDTIVRVEVADDGPGFSEAALAHATERFWRDDAARPRGDDGGGSGLGLAIAAVIVATMHGTLRLANRATGGALVVVELPSFMRP; from the coding sequence GTGACGATCGATCCGCGCACCCTGCGCGGTCAGCTCGCGCTCGCCTATGCCGTCGCGCTGCTGGTTGCGCTCATCGTCTTGGCCGCGGGCACGCTCGCGCTCGTCGACCGCATCCAGCGCAGCACGCTCGACGACCGCCTGCAGCTTGCGACTCGCGCGGTCTCGGCGATCGTCGATCAGCACGACGGCACGATCGCGCTCGATCCGCACGACCGCACGCAGTTCGCCCGCATCGTCGGGCGCGGGATCAACGCCGCCGTCTTCGGCCGCAAGCGCGGCGCGATCGCGAGCACGGTCGTCGACCTTCCCGACATGGTGCGCTCGCTCGCGGCGACCGGGATCAGCGGAACGCAGACCGTGCGCACGCCGGAAGGCGCGCTGCGCGTCTCGGCGGCGGCCCTCCCCGTCGGCAAGACGCCGCTGGGGACCGTGCTCGTGTGGGGCGACTTCGAGGGCATCGAAGACCTCGATCGCCGGCTCGCGTTCGCGTTTGCGCTGGCGATCCCGGTCGTCGCCGCGTTCGCCGCGATCGGCGGCGGCTTCGTCGCCGCGCGCGGGCTGCGGCCGCTCGTGCATCTGGCGGAGATCGCCTCGGAGATCGAAGCGCACGATCTCTCGCGGCGCATCGCGGTCCCGGTTCGCGATGACGAACTCGGACGGTTGTGCCTCACGTTCGACCGCATGCTGGATCGTCTCGAGAACGCGTTCGATCGCGAGCGCCGTTTTACCAGCGACGCGTCGCACGAACTGCGCGCCCCGCTTTCGGTGATCCGCGCCGAGGCCGATCTGATGCTGCGCCGCATGCGCACGCCCGACGAGTACGAACGCGCGCTGCGCTCGATCGCCCAGCAGGCCGACGATCTCGAAGAGCTCACCCGCGATCTGCTCGCCGCGGCGCGCGGTGAGGCGGTGGAGTCGGCGGTGTCGGAGCCGGTCGACGTCGGCGGAGCCGCCGCGAAGGCCGCGGAGCGGATGCGCGCGCTCGCGCGCGCGCGCAACGTCGCGATCGCGCAATCGATCGAGCCGGGTGCGATGGCGTGCGGGCACGAGCCCGCGGTGCGGCGCGCGGTCACGTGCGTGCTGCACAACGCCTTGAAATACGCTCGGGCCGACGGCCGGGTCGAGATTGCGGTCCACCGCGGCGACACCATCGTGCGCGTCGAGGTCGCCGACGACGGGCCGGGATTTAGCGAGGCCGCGCTCGCGCACGCAACCGAGCGCTTCTGGCGCGACGACGCCGCACGTCCGCGCGGTGACGACGGAGGCGGGAGCGGCCTCGGGCTGGCGATCGCGGCGGTGATCGTCGCGACGATGCACGGTACCCTCCGCCTCGCGAACCGGGCGACCGGCGGCGCGCTCGTCGTGGTTGAACTGCCCTCGTTCATGCGGCCGTAA
- a CDS encoding response regulator transcription factor, producing the protein MKLLVIEDDPSLADVLRRGLAESGHVVDVERDGSAGERVALDGTYDAILLDVMLPGKDGLAVARALRDGGIHTPILMLTARDTVDEIVTGLDAGADDYLRKPFVFDELEARLRSITRRDPVPARDALQVDDVVMDLRTRIVARGGRRIALSARETAFLEYLMRNAGRVVTRPMLEDALWERDRETESNVIEVYIRRLRRKLSPEDEPQLIHTVRGAGYRFGTAP; encoded by the coding sequence GTGAAGCTGCTCGTCATCGAAGATGATCCGTCGCTGGCCGACGTCCTGCGCCGCGGGCTGGCCGAGTCCGGCCACGTCGTCGACGTTGAGCGCGACGGCAGCGCCGGCGAGCGCGTCGCCCTCGACGGCACCTACGACGCGATCCTGCTCGACGTGATGCTTCCCGGCAAGGACGGGCTCGCGGTGGCGCGCGCTCTGCGCGACGGCGGCATCCACACGCCGATCCTGATGCTCACCGCGCGTGACACCGTCGACGAAATCGTCACCGGGCTCGACGCAGGCGCCGACGACTACCTGCGCAAGCCGTTCGTCTTCGACGAGCTCGAAGCACGGCTGCGCTCGATCACGCGCCGCGATCCGGTCCCGGCGCGCGACGCCCTGCAGGTCGACGACGTCGTGATGGATCTGCGCACGCGGATCGTCGCGCGCGGCGGACGACGCATCGCGCTCTCGGCGCGCGAGACCGCCTTTCTCGAGTATTTGATGCGCAACGCCGGCCGCGTCGTGACGCGGCCGATGCTCGAGGACGCGCTGTGGGAACGCGACCGCGAGACGGAGTCGAACGTCATCGAAGTCTACATCCGCCGCTTACGGCGCAAGTTGAGCCCGGAAGACGAACCGCAGCTGATCCACACCGTCCGCGGCGCCGGCTACCGGTTCGGCACCGCGCCGTGA
- a CDS encoding RelA/SpoT family protein: MTISDLVAKVRHYDPSLEEGWLERVYDVADKAHEGQHRASGESYIAHPLAVADILADLEMDRATIAAAIMHDVVEDTVITNDEVAEQFGAEIASLVDGVTKLTRIPYQSKEDAQVENLRKMFLAMAKDIRVIIIKLADRLHNMRTLSSLPAFKQQAIARETLEIYAPIAHRLGIWRVKWDLEDLALRYLDPDAYRDIAERVAKKRNEREATVERVITELKDEFEKVGLHADTTGRPKHFYSIHKKMLKGRDFSTIYDLTAVRVITESVKDCYGALGVVHAMWKPLPGRFKDYIAMPKPNMYQSLHTTVVGPGGDPLEVQIRTWEMHRTSEYGIAAHWRYKEGGKKDDFEQKLTWLRSLLEWQNDMRDSRVFMENLKIDLFDTQVYIFSPKGDVFSMPAAATPLDFAYQVHTDIGHHCVGAKVNGKIVPLEYQLKNGDIAEILTNKAARPSLDWLSIVRTSGAKHKIKQWFRKERKEENTLRGQEAVEAELARAGVRVDLARGDGIEKVAKKLNYQSVADLFAAIGFGDATASSVVARLREESKADNVVEIATLPRPATTRRVARNSSGIRIAGVDDVLVRLSKCCSPVPGDPIMGFVTIGRGVSVHRADCPNTAYMNAAPERILEAQWLDQSALTHSVDIEIEATDRAGLLQDVLGIAAELKTQISSVNARAKRDKSALISMTAQISDLDHLHTLLRKLGHVKDVRNVWRVTKREARVSATT, from the coding sequence ATGACCATCTCGGACCTCGTCGCCAAAGTTCGCCACTACGACCCCTCGCTGGAAGAGGGCTGGCTCGAACGTGTGTACGACGTGGCCGACAAGGCCCACGAAGGCCAACACCGCGCCTCGGGCGAGTCGTACATCGCGCACCCCCTGGCGGTCGCCGACATCCTCGCCGACCTCGAGATGGATCGCGCGACGATCGCCGCCGCGATCATGCACGACGTGGTCGAAGACACCGTCATCACCAACGACGAGGTGGCCGAACAATTCGGCGCCGAGATCGCGTCGCTGGTCGACGGCGTCACCAAGCTGACGCGCATCCCCTACCAATCGAAGGAAGACGCGCAGGTCGAGAACCTGCGCAAAATGTTCCTGGCGATGGCCAAGGACATCCGCGTCATCATCATCAAGCTCGCCGACCGCCTGCACAACATGCGGACGCTCTCGAGCCTGCCGGCATTCAAGCAGCAGGCGATCGCGCGCGAGACGCTCGAGATCTACGCGCCGATCGCGCACCGCCTCGGGATCTGGCGCGTGAAGTGGGACCTCGAAGATCTCGCGCTGCGCTACCTCGATCCCGACGCCTACCGCGACATCGCCGAACGCGTCGCGAAGAAGCGCAACGAGCGCGAAGCCACGGTCGAGCGCGTGATCACCGAGCTCAAGGACGAGTTCGAAAAAGTCGGCCTGCACGCCGACACCACGGGCCGCCCCAAGCACTTCTACTCGATCCACAAGAAGATGCTCAAAGGGCGTGATTTCTCGACGATCTACGACTTGACGGCCGTTCGCGTCATCACCGAATCGGTCAAGGACTGTTACGGCGCGCTCGGCGTGGTGCATGCGATGTGGAAGCCGCTCCCCGGGCGCTTCAAAGACTACATCGCGATGCCCAAGCCCAACATGTACCAGTCGCTGCACACGACGGTCGTCGGGCCTGGCGGTGATCCGCTCGAGGTGCAGATCCGCACGTGGGAGATGCACCGCACCAGCGAGTACGGGATCGCGGCGCACTGGCGCTACAAAGAGGGCGGCAAGAAGGACGACTTCGAGCAGAAGCTGACCTGGCTGCGTTCGCTGCTCGAGTGGCAGAACGACATGCGCGACTCGCGCGTGTTCATGGAGAATCTGAAGATCGACCTGTTCGATACGCAGGTGTACATCTTCTCGCCGAAGGGCGACGTGTTCTCGATGCCCGCCGCGGCGACGCCGCTCGACTTCGCGTATCAGGTCCACACCGACATCGGCCACCATTGCGTCGGCGCGAAAGTCAACGGCAAGATCGTCCCGCTGGAATATCAGCTCAAGAACGGCGATATCGCCGAGATCCTGACCAACAAAGCCGCGCGTCCGTCGCTCGACTGGCTCTCGATCGTGCGCACCAGCGGTGCGAAGCACAAGATCAAGCAGTGGTTCCGCAAAGAGCGCAAGGAAGAGAACACCCTGCGCGGCCAGGAGGCCGTCGAGGCGGAGCTGGCGCGCGCCGGCGTGCGCGTCGACCTCGCGCGCGGCGACGGGATCGAAAAGGTCGCGAAGAAGCTCAACTACCAGAGCGTCGCCGACCTGTTCGCCGCGATCGGGTTCGGCGATGCGACCGCGTCGAGCGTCGTGGCGCGCCTGCGCGAGGAGTCGAAGGCCGACAACGTCGTCGAAATCGCGACCCTGCCGCGCCCGGCGACCACGCGCCGCGTCGCGCGCAACTCGAGCGGCATCCGGATCGCCGGCGTCGACGACGTGCTGGTGCGGCTCTCGAAATGCTGCAGCCCGGTCCCCGGCGATCCGATCATGGGGTTCGTCACGATCGGCCGCGGCGTCTCGGTCCATCGCGCCGACTGTCCGAACACGGCGTACATGAACGCCGCCCCGGAACGGATCCTCGAAGCGCAGTGGCTCGACCAGTCGGCGCTCACCCACTCCGTCGACATCGAGATCGAAGCGACCGACCGCGCGGGCCTGCTCCAGGACGTTCTGGGGATCGCCGCCGAGCTCAAGACGCAGATCAGTTCGGTGAACGCGCGCGCGAAGCGCGACAAGAGCGCGCTCATCTCGATGACCGCGCAGATCAGCGACCTCGATCACCTGCACACGCTGCTGCGCAAGCTCGGTCACGTGAAAGACGTGCGCAACGTGTGGCGCGTCACCAAGCGCGAAGCGCGCGTCAGCGCGACCACCTGA
- a CDS encoding adenine phosphoribosyltransferase yields MPVQIESLIRAIPDFPIPGILFRDITPLLADPAGFRSTIDLFVEKYRSAQIDAVVGIEARGYMLGAPVAHQLGAGFVPVRKPGKLPGEKFSEEYALEYGTNTLEVHADAVGRGHRVLVVDDLLATGGTINATLRLLEKLGADVVGVAVLIELVALGGRAAVNGTELTSFIHY; encoded by the coding sequence GTGCCCGTCCAGATCGAGTCCCTGATCCGTGCGATTCCCGACTTTCCGATCCCGGGGATCCTGTTCCGCGATATCACGCCGCTGCTCGCCGACCCCGCCGGATTCCGCTCGACGATCGATCTTTTCGTCGAGAAGTACCGCAGCGCACAGATCGACGCCGTCGTAGGGATCGAAGCGCGCGGTTATATGCTCGGCGCCCCGGTCGCTCACCAACTGGGCGCCGGCTTCGTTCCCGTCCGCAAGCCGGGTAAGCTCCCGGGCGAGAAGTTCAGCGAGGAATATGCGCTGGAGTACGGGACGAACACCCTGGAAGTGCATGCCGATGCGGTCGGCCGAGGCCACCGGGTGCTGGTCGTCGACGACCTGCTCGCCACCGGCGGCACGATCAACGCCACCCTGCGCCTGCTGGAGAAGCTCGGCGCCGACGTCGTCGGCGTCGCGGTCCTGATCGAACTCGTCGCGCTCGGCGGCCGAGCCGCCGTGAACGGCACCGAACTCACGTCCTTCATCCACTACTAG
- a CDS encoding glycosyltransferase family 4 protein, with protein sequence MRTVHVAVDAHNLARDERGIGRYARAVLVRALPDPQFRWTLVVRDLFPKRGAIARALDGAQAAVARSVPSDADVVWFPWNGTFLRTDVPSVATVHDAAPFAYPHPEPRIRTREQTPFLVTASTARRILVQSAFTAGEVERRLGVPAERIVVTPLGVDAAFAPGPSAPPAPLAGKRYVLHVGAHDERKNTATLIEAHRRAFYAGDVALAFTRRPPQVPPGGVVVEARDDAALTALYRGATLVAMPSPYEGFGLPMLEAMASGTPVLAARAGALPEVGGDAAAYVDDAFDADAWAVALRALVAGEATRTALRARGLARAATFTWERCTAQTLSVLRDVAGA encoded by the coding sequence GTGCGCACGGTCCATGTCGCCGTCGACGCGCACAACCTCGCGCGCGATGAGCGCGGCATCGGCCGCTACGCGCGCGCCGTGCTCGTTCGCGCGCTGCCCGATCCGCAGTTTCGCTGGACGCTCGTCGTGCGCGATCTGTTTCCGAAGCGAGGCGCGATCGCGCGCGCGCTCGACGGCGCGCAAGCCGCCGTCGCGCGAAGCGTCCCGTCCGACGCCGACGTCGTGTGGTTTCCGTGGAACGGGACGTTTTTGCGCACCGACGTTCCGTCGGTCGCGACCGTGCACGACGCGGCACCGTTCGCGTACCCGCATCCCGAGCCGCGCATCCGCACACGCGAGCAGACGCCGTTTCTAGTCACCGCTTCCACCGCGCGTCGGATCCTGGTACAGTCGGCGTTCACGGCGGGCGAAGTCGAACGGCGTCTCGGCGTTCCGGCGGAACGCATCGTCGTCACGCCGCTGGGCGTCGACGCCGCGTTCGCACCGGGGCCGAGCGCGCCGCCGGCACCGCTCGCCGGGAAGCGCTACGTTTTGCACGTCGGCGCGCACGACGAACGCAAGAACACCGCGACGCTGATCGAGGCGCACCGCCGCGCGTTCTACGCCGGCGACGTCGCGCTCGCGTTCACGCGGCGTCCGCCGCAGGTCCCGCCGGGCGGTGTCGTCGTCGAAGCGCGCGACGATGCCGCGCTCACCGCGCTGTACCGCGGCGCGACGCTGGTCGCCATGCCGTCGCCCTACGAAGGCTTCGGTCTGCCGATGCTCGAGGCGATGGCGAGCGGGACGCCGGTGCTCGCCGCGCGCGCGGGCGCACTCCCCGAAGTCGGCGGAGACGCGGCGGCGTACGTCGACGACGCCTTCGACGCCGACGCGTGGGCGGTCGCGCTGCGCGCGCTCGTCGCCGGCGAAGCGACGCGCACGGCCTTGCGCGCGCGCGGCCTCGCGCGTGCGGCAACCTTCACCTGGGAGCGCTGCACGGCGCAGACGCTCTCCGTCCTGCGCGACGTCGCCGGGGCGTGA